The Streptomyces sp. NBC_00102 genome segment GGATCCATCGCCGAACCCCTCACTCCGCAGGTGGGGCACCGAAGGGGGACATCCGAGACCTCTCCGTAAGGGGCACTGGTTCCCGCCACCCCTGACGCGGGAGCCCCTTCCCCCGTAACGGGTGTGGTCTACGAGGAGGGGCGCTCCAACTCCGCGAGCGCCAGCTCGAAGCAGTCGTACGCGCCTTCGTCGAAAAGGACGAACCGAACCTCGGCGACCGGAAGTCGGGCCTCCTCGTGGACCGTGCGCAGGGCCAGACGGGCGCCGTCGTCCATCGGCCAGCCGTAGATCCCGGTCGAGATCGCCGGGAACACGACGGAGTGCGCGCCGAGTTCGGCAGCCACCCGGAGGGACTCGCGATAGCAGGACACCAGCAACTCCGACCGGTCCTCTTCCTCGGTCCAGACCGGGCCGACCGTGTGGATCACATGGTCCGCGTGCAACCGGCCGGCAGTCGTCGCCACCGCCTGCCCGGTGGGCAGCCCCCTGCCGTACTGCGAAGCACGCAGGTCGCGGCAGGCGTCGAGGATCTCGGGGCCGCCCTTACGGTGGATGGCGCCGTCCACCCCACCACCGCCCAGGAGCGAGGAGTTGGCGGCATTCACGATGGCGTCCGCGTGCTGCTCGGTGATATCGCCCTGTACAAGCTTGATGGTCGGCTTGGTCGTCATGGGGGCCATGCTCCTTGGATGTAGACGTCATGGGGCCATCCCCACACACGCGGGGAGCACTGCTGCTGCTGCCCATGCTGCTGCTGATCGCGGGACCATCCCCGCACGCGCGGGGAGCACCGCCTCAACGGCCTTGAACGTCCAGACGGACCGGGACCATCCCCGCACGCGCGGGGAGCACCGAGCGGGGCGTAGGACGCGGTGAAGTGCGCGGGGACCATCCCCGCACGCGCGGGGAGCACACGGACGGTGGCCGGTGGGACGGCGATGTCGTGGGACCATCCCCGCACGCGCGGGGAGCACGCGCGTACTCGTCTTCGAGCGCCTCGGCCGTGGGGACCATCCCCGCACGCGCGGGGAGCACCTCGACGGCATGTCCGTGGGGCACCTCGCCGTGGGACCATCCCCGCACGCGCGGGGAGCACGTCTTCCCCGACTACTACCAGCGCGTCGACCTGGGACCATCCCCGCACGCGCGGGGAGCACTCGGTCACCACGTCCGGCGCCACCACCGGCGGCACGGGACCATCCCCGCACGCGCGGGGAGCACTGACCACCGAACTCGTGCACCGCGACATGGCCGGGACCATCCCCGCACGCGCGGGGAGCACGCCTCAACGCGACGGATCATCACCCAGCCGGAGGGACCATCCCCGCACGCGCGGGGAGCACGAGGGGGACGCGCGGGTGTGGCACACCCGGCAGGGACCATCCCCGCACGCGCGGGGAGCACAGCTGGCACACGCACATTCACGCGGTCGTGTGGGGACCATCCCCGCACGCGCGGGGAGCACGCCTCGTTGATGCGGACCAGGGACAGGCCCTTGGGACCATCCCCGCACGCGCGGGGAGCACGCGTAGGCGTTCGACGCCATCTTCCCGGCGTGGGGACCATCCCCGCACGCGCGGGGAGCACCTTCGACTTCCTCGATGAAGCGTCCTGACGCAGGGACCATCCCCGCACGCGCGGGGAGCACGCCTTCATCAGCCTGTGCTGGCTGACCCACCAGGGACCATCCCCGCACGCGCGGGGAGCACGCACAGGGGAGCGGCGGTTCCCCCGCGACCGGGGGACCATCCCCGCACGCGCGGGGAGCACCTGTCTCCCGGAGGAAAGGCTCGGGTCGCCAGGGGACCATCCCCGCACGCGCGGGGAGCACTCTTCCTGACCTGCGGGTTCATCCGGCGAAGGTTGCCTCCCAGGCCAACTTCACCGATTCGGACCTTACCGGCATAGCGCCCACCCATGCACCTCAACGCCCATGCTCGCCCGACCCAGTTCACCACTCCGGGAGCCACCCCGTCAGCCCCCGATCCCACGCCAGGCTCTCCACCACCGTCCGGCCACAGACGCCATCGACGGCACCGACGTGCCGCCGAACCAGCCTGTCACCCTCGCCTCACGCGGACTTGGCGCGCTCCTCCCCCAACTCCCGCTGTAGGTACACCGCTCGGTGCGTAGGCACATACCCCAGCGCGTCGTTCACCGCGCGCATCGGGGTGTTGCTGTCCGCCGTGTCGGCGACCAGGCCGGCGAGTCCGGGGTGGGTGGTCAGGGCGGTACGGATCGACTCGGCCTTCATCCAGCGGGCCAGGCCGCGGCCCCGGTGGGCGGGCAGGACGCCGGTGCCGTAGTGCAGGCCGTCGCCCTTGCCGTCGCCGGGGACGACCAGTTCGGTGAAGCCGACGATCGTGCCGTCCGCCTCGTCGACGGCGGCGACCGTGTGCAGGAGTTCGCCGCGCTGTTCGACGGCGCGGGCGACGGCCCGTACCCGGTCGACGTCCCAGACGACCGCGCCCGGGTCCATCTCGTCCATCGGCATGTCGTCCATCGCCCACCGCGAGCGGGCGAAGGTCTCGGCCAGTTCGTCGGGGACGGTGCCGTTCCAGGCGGTCAGCCGGTAGCCCGGGTGCGGCTCTGCGGCGATTTCGGCCAGGGCCGTGCGTGCGGCCGGATCGACGTCGGCGGTCGCCAGGCGGGTGAAGGTCAGGGTGAGGACCGCCCGGAAGCCGCGGGCGGTCAGGAACGCCGCACCGTACGCGTACTCGTCCTCGGCCCCGCCCGCCATCGCCACCTGG includes the following:
- a CDS encoding O-acetyl-ADP-ribose deacetylase; amino-acid sequence: MTTKPTIKLVQGDITEQHADAIVNAANSSLLGGGGVDGAIHRKGGPEILDACRDLRASQYGRGLPTGQAVATTAGRLHADHVIHTVGPVWTEEEDRSELLVSCYRESLRVAAELGAHSVVFPAISTGIYGWPMDDGARLALRTVHEEARLPVAEVRFVLFDEGAYDCFELALAELERPSS
- a CDS encoding GNAT family N-acetyltransferase, coding for MSLRITPLTEPDHGPSSHRLVWLAEEVPGDGTGPAVVDRPAYPVGSASLRLFTDPGRAHLAELDLAVHPSDRRAGIGTRLLDAALAGARAEGRTTVTAQVAMAGGAEDEYAYGAAFLTARGFRAVLTLTFTRLATADVDPAARTALAEIAAEPHPGYRLTAWNGTVPDELAETFARSRWAMDDMPMDEMDPGAVVWDVDRVRAVARAVEQRGELLHTVAAVDEADGTIVGFTELVVPGDGKGDGLHYGTGVLPAHRGRGLARWMKAESIRTALTTHPGLAGLVADTADSNTPMRAVNDALGYVPTHRAVYLQRELGEERAKSA